The genomic region GAGTCAGGCCGCCCGCCGCGATCCGTTTCTTGAGTTCGTGATAAGCAGGGAGATCGTCCACCAGCGCCGGCAGTTCGCGCAAATCCATCCGGTTCGTTCCTTCCACGGGAAAACAGGGGAAATCGTGCGTCTCCGGACGCGAAAAACGCGTCTCAGACGCACAAAAGGGCTTCGGCGGTTTAAACGCCCAAGCCTCAATATTTGTGTCTAACGTATCATTATACCCGCACGAGACGATGTCTCAGACAGCGACTGGCGAGCAGTGGAAGGTCTAATGCACCCGTTCGAATGTCCAGTGCTGGTTGGAGCCGCCGTTATCGTACCATTGCAGCATCCCGGTTCCAGGATCGAGCGAAGCCCCGGCGTCATCAATGAGCAGCCCATTGCCGCGATTGACGATTTTATAAGTTCCGTCACCCACCGGGCTCAAGATCCACTGCTCGCTGGCGTCTTTGCTGGACACGTTTTGCTCGATCGCCGCGCCGAGATCCGTACTGGCTCCCGCGACCTTGAGGGAAAGGTGGCTGGAGACGTTCTCGAACTTCCAGCATGAGTTCCCCATATTGACGGCGCGCCATTCCTGGTTCTCTCCCCCATTCACTCCCCATTGGATGAGCTGCACGGGAGACCGAGAAGCGGCCGGATCGTCGAGCACCAGGCCGCTCAAGCTGTTGCGCAGCCAGTAGATATGGCCCGCGACAACGGCCGGACCAGGGTGGTAGGGCGCCCGCTTTGCCGGAAGCAGACCGTAGACGACGAGCTTATTGGAGAATGTCGCAGCGTAGACCTTGCCGTTCGCCACCGTAGGCGGGACAAACTTGGCGAATTTCCCCAGCATATCCTGCGTGGGATATTGATTGCTGTTCCACAGCTCTTTACTCAGGTCGTTCGCATCGAACGCGCGCAGTATCCCATCCACCGTGTTCGGCCCCGCGTCGCCGTTGAGCGGCGTCAAAGCCCAGACGATTCCCGTTCCGGCGGCGGCTCCATTGGCGGAAATACTCAAAAAACCGCCCGGCATGCCGATGCTGTACTGCGGCGCCAGAACCGTGCTTTGCGAGGAAGGCGTCGTGTTAAAAACGGAGCCGTCAAACGCGAAGGCGCGCAAATAGTCGTTTTCGCCCCAAAGGTAGATATGCCGGCCCGTCGGTCCGTCATAGTAGGCCGGCACGCCGTGAATATGGTGGCTGCCGGAACGGGACGTATCGACCGCCTGCCACGATTCGACGATGTTGCTGTCGCCGCCGGCATTGTAGTGTCCCATCTGGTCCTTATCGACCAGATAGAGCTTGCCTTCTTTTCCGCCGCCGACAATCAGATTGGAGCCTGGAATTCCCAGGACGCCCGAGCACCCCAGATCCTCGTCGTCCCGGTTAAGCTGGTCGGCGTTAAACGGCATAAAGTAGTCCAGCGCTTGCAGCGTGGGACTGAGCTTCACGAAAGATTCCCCAAATCCGGTTCCTCCGCTTTTGACAGTGCTGACGCCGTTGCCGACGGAGCAATAGAGGTTACCGCTCGTATCGACGGTCAGCCCTTCGCCGGCCATCCAGAGGCCGCCTTCGCCCTCGCCATTCACTCCGGTCCCATCGCCGTCCGGTGTCGTATTGAAGACACTGACTTGAGCGAGATCGGAAGCGCGATATCCGGCGATCCACCCATGATACGGATCGGTATCCTCGAAGGAAGCCGAAGACACATACACGACGCCACGCGACAGGGTGAGCGCCGGACGCAGATTTTGCAGCGACGGATCGAATGTCAGCACACCATTGACGCTTCCGGCGCCGGAGCCGTGACAGCTTGGCTTAATCTCCACCGGACCGCCCAGCTTCTCCGCGCCCGTGACGATATCAATCGCATGCAGCATCCAGTGGTATGGGCCGCTGCTGCTGTCCTCCATGTAATTGGCGACGTAAATCGTATTCGTCGCCGGATCGATGACAGGCGTGGGCAGCGCGCCGATCTCAACCTGGATATCGGACATCACCCCATAACGCGTTGGGAAACCCGAGGGGCGTGGAGCGCCCAGGGAGAGACTCCAATACGGCGCGGAACGGTATCGATCGTCCGCGTCAAACGCATAGAGCGTATTGTGCATCGTCGCGACATATATGATATTCCTCTTACCGTGTCCGGGAAGCGTGACGCCGGACACATAAAGCGGCTGCGCATAGATCTGCCCGTCGACTTCCCGCGAAAACAGCCTCCCAAACGCGCTCACGTTGACATTCGTCGTATTGAGAATCTTCTCGTTCAGATTGGCGCCCGTCCGCGAGTTGTCGTTATGGTGAGTCAGCACGGAACTCTGCGCCCAGCTCGGCGCCGCAGCCAGCAGCGCGGCGGAGACACCGGCGACGAATAGCGAAGTCCGCCCAGCGGCTCTGAGTCTGTCGGCCTTCCGAAATTTGAATGTCATTGTCTTTTCCTTCATTGGCGATGACGGCGCGCGACTCCTGGCCGCTGTCGATCCTCTCTGAACGTTATGGATTGGTCTTACTGGAAACGGACGTCAAGAGGAGCGCATGGTTCGGCTCGCCG from Capsulimonas corticalis harbors:
- a CDS encoding RICIN domain-containing protein, with amino-acid sequence MTFKFRKADRLRAAGRTSLFVAGVSAALLAAAPSWAQSSVLTHHNDNSRTGANLNEKILNTTNVNVSAFGRLFSREVDGQIYAQPLYVSGVTLPGHGKRNIIYVATMHNTLYAFDADDRYRSAPYWSLSLGAPRPSGFPTRYGVMSDIQVEIGALPTPVIDPATNTIYVANYMEDSSSGPYHWMLHAIDIVTGAEKLGGPVEIKPSCHGSGAGSVNGVLTFDPSLQNLRPALTLSRGVVYVSSASFEDTDPYHGWIAGYRASDLAQVSVFNTTPDGDGTGVNGEGEGGLWMAGEGLTVDTSGNLYCSVGNGVSTVKSGGTGFGESFVKLSPTLQALDYFMPFNADQLNRDDEDLGCSGVLGIPGSNLIVGGGKEGKLYLVDKDQMGHYNAGGDSNIVESWQAVDTSRSGSHHIHGVPAYYDGPTGRHIYLWGENDYLRAFAFDGSVFNTTPSSQSTVLAPQYSIGMPGGFLSISANGAAAGTGIVWALTPLNGDAGPNTVDGILRAFDANDLSKELWNSNQYPTQDMLGKFAKFVPPTVANGKVYAATFSNKLVVYGLLPAKRAPYHPGPAVVAGHIYWLRNSLSGLVLDDPAASRSPVQLIQWGVNGGENQEWRAVNMGNSCWKFENVSSHLSLKVAGASTDLGAAIEQNVSSKDASEQWILSPVGDGTYKIVNRGNGLLIDDAGASLDPGTGMLQWYDNGGSNQHWTFERVH